The sequence CTCGGCTCGCGACGGACCGGCCGGTGGTCGCCCTGGATCTGAGCGGTCACGGCGAGAGCGACGACATCGACGCAGCGCCGGGGTACGAGACGCTTTCGGCGCACGTCGACGACGTGGTCGCCGTCGCCCGGGAGACCGGCGCGCGGGTGCTGTGTGGCAACTCGCTCGGCGGGGCGGTCGTGTTGATGCTACTGCTCGAACGGGACGTGACTCTCGATCTCTCGGGGGCCGTCCTCGCCGGAACCGGGGCGCGACTGGCGGTCCTCGACGACTTGCTCCGGTGGCTGCGGACCGACTTCGAGCGCGCCGTGGAGTTTCTGCACGGCTCGGACCGGCTCTTTCACGACCCCGACGAGCAACTCGTGGCGGTGTCGCGCGAGGCGCTGCAGGCGGCCGGACAGCCGGTGACACGCCGGGATTTCCAGACCTGTCACCGCTTCGATGTACGTGATCGCCTCGGCGACATCGATGTGCCCGTCCTGGCCGTCGTCGGCGAACACGACGCGCTCACGCCGCCGTGGTACCACGAATCGCTCGCGGAGTCGATCCCCGGCGCCGAGTGGACGACCATCGACGGCGCGGCACACCTCGCCATGCTGGAACAGCCGGACGCGTTCAACGACGCGGTGACGACGTTTCTCGACGGCTAACCCAGTCTACCAGCTCTGGACGCCCGGCTCGAAGACGAACACGACCAGCCGGTTCGCGAGCAACAGCGTCGCGTACGCGAACGCTGGCGGCAGGAGCGACCCCGTCCGGTCGGAGGTGACGGCCGCGATCCCAAGCACCGCGAGTTGCGTGACTGCGAACAGGCCGCCGGCGATGGAGTCGACGCTGGCGACGCCCGCGACGACGACGAACGCGACGAAGAGCGCGGCCGGGACGTAACCCAGTGCGCGCAGCCGCTCGCCGTCGGCGTAGTCGGCGGCGTACACGCCGGCACAGAGGAGGCCGGCGAACAGCGCCGTCCCGGCGAGTTTCCCCCGGTCGGGGACCGTCGCCAACCCACCGGCGGTGCTCGTCATCGCGAACCCCGTCACGAGCGTCGTCAGGACGACGGCCTCGGTTCCGTCGACCACCTGCGCGAACGTGCCCTGCACGAGCACCTGACAGACGAGACACAGCGTCGGCACGCTGATCAGGAGTCCGAGCCCTGCGAGGAGCGCCACTGGCCGTACCGACGCGCCCGCGGCGACCGCCGTCTTGGTGAGGGAGTTGTACGGCACGTCGGTGAGAACACCGACGAGTTTGGTGGCGGCGACGAACGCGAGCGGGACGACGACCGCCAGGCCGACGGCGGGCAGACCGGTTCGATCCGGGAGCGCCACCCCTCGATCGATGCCGAGGGCGCTCGTGTACGCGCCCGTGAGTAGCACCAAGCCGGCGAGAAAGACACTCCCCGTGAGGAGGCCACCGACGAGAACGGAGCCGAACAGCGGGTCCGGGCCGGCGGCGACCGACACTGTCCGCCACAGGAGGCGTCGCCACAGAAAGACGCCGATCAGGAGGGCGGTGACGAGGGCGACTGACACCGCGACTGGATGCCGATAGCGATCGAATGGAGCGCGCTTGGTCCGGAGGGACACGGGGATTGCGTACTCCGCCCGGTCACTTATACTCCGGACCTGAGGGGATTCGACCCCCGAGGCGGTGCATCCGCCCGCCCGACAACCGGCCGTCGGCCGACGCGTTCCGCTCATCGCTGTAGCGAAACGTGAACCACCACGCCTTAGCGCCTCGGCCCGCAACGGGAACGCGTGCCACACCGCGTTGAGCGCACCGACCCCGACGGCGTCGACTTCGGGTGGGTGATGCAGGTCACCTTCATCACCACAATCGTGGCGGGGTCGCCCCTGGTGGCGTTGCTCTCGCTGGGGCAGTCGCTCCCGACCTGGGGCGCCCGCGTCGCCTTCGCCGTCCG comes from Haloplanus sp. XH21 and encodes:
- a CDS encoding alpha/beta fold hydrolase — protein: METVTHHGRETAFRRHQGGDAAPILFVHGSGGSHAVWKSQARLATDRPVVALDLSGHGESDDIDAAPGYETLSAHVDDVVAVARETGARVLCGNSLGGAVVLMLLLERDVTLDLSGAVLAGTGARLAVLDDLLRWLRTDFERAVEFLHGSDRLFHDPDEQLVAVSREALQAAGQPVTRRDFQTCHRFDVRDRLGDIDVPVLAVVGEHDALTPPWYHESLAESIPGAEWTTIDGAAHLAMLEQPDAFNDAVTTFLDG
- a CDS encoding DUF5822 domain-containing protein, yielding MPHRVERTDPDGVDFGWVMQVTFITTIVAGSPLVALLSLGQSLPTWGARVAFAVRVGAVVWFVTALLVYAYARRAASDRP